One window of Streptococcus suis genomic DNA carries:
- the tilS gene encoding tRNA lysidine(34) synthetase TilS yields the protein MKERFIKVTRQGHFFDKHRKVLVALSGGLDSLTLLQLLYDSREKLDIELGIAHINHQQRPESQEEERYIKELATQLRLPVYISHFQGAFSENAARKWRYDFFKQVMDQKGYTALVTGHHADDQAETVFMRILRGNRLRHISAIQPVQDFGPGQLIRPLLTFQKSDFPATVHFEDSSNTSPAYLRNRIRNTYLPQLRQENPQLDKNLLQLASESQQLVQALRDLTKDVEITNLQHFQQQTQAVQSFLLEEYLEQFPDLQLTAAQFDQVLHILRSKANYRHSLKNGYQLEKDYHQFCISKIQPQTDEALAPLVIESDGIFTYGDYLFSLNQPLEDAQQILYLQPDSPITLRSRQAGDSLLINGVQKKLRRWFIDQKIPQQVRQEAIVVQQAEKIYGIANLLITDLSKSAKNGIMKAILYIKQKE from the coding sequence ATGAAAGAAAGATTTATAAAAGTGACACGCCAAGGTCACTTTTTTGATAAACACAGAAAAGTTTTGGTGGCTTTATCCGGTGGACTGGATTCCCTGACACTTTTGCAGCTCCTATACGACAGCAGGGAGAAGCTAGATATTGAACTAGGCATAGCACATATCAACCACCAGCAACGACCAGAATCCCAGGAAGAGGAGCGCTATATCAAAGAATTAGCGACTCAACTACGACTTCCTGTTTATATTTCACATTTTCAAGGAGCTTTCTCGGAAAATGCTGCGCGGAAATGGCGCTATGACTTTTTCAAACAAGTCATGGACCAGAAAGGCTATACTGCTCTGGTCACGGGGCATCATGCGGACGACCAGGCTGAGACAGTTTTCATGCGGATTCTCCGTGGCAATCGACTGCGTCACATCTCAGCCATTCAGCCAGTCCAAGACTTCGGACCTGGCCAGCTGATTCGTCCCTTGCTGACCTTTCAAAAATCCGATTTTCCAGCAACAGTTCATTTTGAAGATTCTAGCAATACCAGTCCAGCTTATTTACGAAACCGTATCCGAAATACCTATTTGCCACAATTGAGACAGGAAAATCCTCAGCTGGATAAGAATCTCCTCCAGTTAGCATCCGAAAGCCAACAGTTGGTCCAAGCCCTGCGTGATTTGACCAAAGATGTAGAAATCACCAACCTCCAGCATTTTCAGCAGCAAACCCAGGCTGTACAAAGTTTTCTTCTGGAAGAATATTTAGAACAATTCCCAGACCTTCAATTGACAGCTGCTCAGTTTGACCAAGTCCTCCATATTTTACGATCCAAGGCCAATTATCGTCACAGCCTAAAAAACGGCTACCAATTAGAAAAAGATTATCATCAGTTTTGCATCAGCAAAATCCAACCTCAGACGGATGAAGCACTAGCTCCCCTTGTGATAGAATCAGACGGTATCTTCACTTATGGAGACTACCTATTTTCCCTAAATCAACCACTGGAAGATGCCCAACAAATCCTTTATCTGCAACCAGATAGCCCCATTACCTTACGCAGCAGACAGGCAGGAGACAGCCTTCTCATAAATGGTGTTCAGAAGAAACTCCGTCGCTGGTTTATTGACCAAAAAATTCCTCAGCAAGTACGACAAGAAGCCATAGTTGTCCAACAGGCTGAAAAAATTTATGGAATTGCCAATCTGCTTATCACTGATTTGAGTAAATCTGCAAAAAATGGTATAATGAAAGCTATCTTATATATCAAACAGAAAGAGTAA
- a CDS encoding Rpn family recombination-promoting nuclease/putative transposase, with protein MRHTRLKPTYDTVAKKIFQNKEVTKHFIADILDLPVKSVELLDGHQIRLPQDGLPRGFYTVTDILVELDDGTQVIIEIQIVKQRSFVNRLWTYICSQVHDNFENIRKEFQETHLIHERLYPVYGIALLEKNYFPDDKAFHIFSIREETTNQELTIKLKDSPKDHSLLKMAFLELDKYQPETFDKNQLKKWFEFFGNREFTAPLDKIIHQAEHALDFASWSKEEQAMFNDELDILEVNYSRIYWAREEGREEGRAEGREEGQQQASYSIARNLLSANLSPELIAQSTGLSLSQIHDLQGELLTNS; from the coding sequence ATGCGACATACCAGACTCAAACCCACCTACGACACCGTAGCAAAAAAAATCTTCCAAAATAAGGAAGTTACCAAGCACTTTATAGCAGATATATTAGACCTACCTGTCAAATCCGTAGAATTACTAGACGGTCACCAGATTCGCCTACCACAGGACGGACTGCCGAGAGGATTTTATACCGTCACAGATATCTTGGTTGAGCTGGATGACGGCACGCAAGTCATCATTGAAATCCAGATTGTCAAGCAACGGTCCTTTGTGAATCGGCTATGGACCTATATTTGTAGCCAGGTGCATGATAATTTTGAAAATATCCGCAAGGAATTTCAGGAGACACATTTGATCCATGAACGGCTTTATCCGGTCTACGGTATCGCCCTTTTGGAGAAAAATTATTTCCCAGACGATAAGGCCTTTCATATCTTCTCCATTCGAGAAGAAACCACTAATCAAGAACTAACCATCAAGCTAAAGGATAGTCCCAAGGACCACAGCTTGCTCAAAATGGCTTTTCTAGAGTTGGACAAATACCAGCCCGAAACTTTCGATAAAAACCAGCTTAAGAAATGGTTTGAATTTTTTGGGAACCGAGAATTTACAGCTCCTCTAGATAAAATCATCCACCAAGCCGAGCATGCCCTAGACTTCGCCAGCTGGAGTAAGGAGGAACAAGCCATGTTCAATGACGAATTAGACATTCTAGAAGTTAATTATAGTAGAATCTACTGGGCAAGAGAAGAAGGTAGAGAAGAAGGCAGAGCAGAAGGTCGTGAAGAAGGACAACAACAAGCCAGCTACTCGATAGCACGCAATTTATTGTCAGCCAATCTATCCCCAGAGCTCATTGCGCAAAGTACGGGTCTTTCCCTGTCCCAAATTCACGATCTCCAAGGCGAGCTACTAACCAATAGTTGA
- a CDS encoding SP_0009 family protein: MTEDLLKNVELFLSYSDDKLEELTEKNQQLKVSVDPQQEISK; this comes from the coding sequence ATGACAGAAGATTTATTAAAAAATGTTGAGTTATTTTTGTCCTATTCCGATGACAAATTAGAAGAACTCACTGAAAAAAATCAACAGCTAAAAGTATCCGTTGATCCACAACAAGAAATTTCCAAATAG
- the mfd gene encoding transcription-repair coupling factor: protein MNILDLLHQNKQINQWQAGLNKSTRQLLLGLSGTSKSLVMATAFDSLAEKILIVTATQNEAERLATDLSAIIGSDSVYNFFTDDSPVAEFVFASKERTQSRIDSLNFLQDKTSSGFLVASMAACRVLLPSPSAYQSARLELSVGQEMEVDTLVKSLVNTGYKKVSRVLIQGEFSQRGDILDIYDMQAEHPYRLEFFGDEIDGIRTFDVDSQKSLENCEQIFVSPASEMIVTEEDYQRAIPIIQKTIERSNQEEQISYLKEVLADMQSSYRHPDLRKFLSFLYEDSWTILDYLPKGSPIFLDDFHKISDKQAQFEKEVADVLTQDLQNGKSVSSLNYFASTYADLRKYKPATFFSSFQKGLGNVKFDGLYQFTQYPMQEFFHQIPLLKDELARYAKSNNTVIIQASSETSLQALQKSLQEYEIHLPVHSASQLVAGQQQITVGQLSAGFHLMDEKLVVITEKEIFNKKIKRKIRRTNMSNAERIKDYSELSVGDYVVHHVHGIGQYLGIETIEISGVHRDYVTVQYQNADRISIPVEQIDLLSKYLASDGKAPKVNKLNDGRFQKTKQKVQKQVEDIADDLIKLYAERSQLKGFAFSPDDASQEEFDNYFTHVETDDQLRSIDEIKKDMEKDSPMDRLLVGDVGFGKTEVAMRAAFKAVNDGKQVAILVPTTVLAQQHFANFQERFAEFPVNVDVMSRFKTKAEQEKTLDKLKKGQVDIIIGTHRLLSKDVVFSDLGLLVIDEEQRFGVKHKERLKELKKKIDVLTLTATPIPRTLQMSMLGIRDLSVIETPPTNRYPVQTYVMETNPTVIRDAIIRELDRDGQVYYLYNKVDTIEQKVSELKELVPEASIGYVHGQMSEIQLENTLYAFVEGEYDVLVTTTIIETGVDIPNANTLFIENADHMGLSTLYQLRGRVGRSNRIAYAYLMYRPDKSLTEVAEKRLEAIKGFTELGSGFKIAMQDLSIRGAGNILGAAQSGFIDSVGYEMYSQLLEQAILERQGKAGQRQKSNTEINLQIDAYLPSEYISDQRQKIEIYKRIKNIDSRVNYQELQEELVDRFGDYPDVVAYLLEIGLLKSYLDQVFCQSVLRKKQQITISFEPMAGQIFLTQDYFQALSVTNLKVQIAENRGRLEVIFTLQKQKDYEILEELIQFAEKLAQIKLSKG, encoded by the coding sequence ATGAACATCCTAGATTTATTACACCAAAATAAGCAAATCAATCAGTGGCAGGCAGGACTGAATAAATCCACTCGCCAACTCCTCCTAGGACTATCAGGAACCAGCAAGTCCTTGGTCATGGCAACTGCCTTTGATAGCTTAGCAGAAAAGATTTTAATTGTGACGGCGACCCAAAATGAGGCCGAGCGCTTGGCAACAGATTTGTCAGCTATTATTGGTAGCGACTCTGTTTACAACTTCTTTACAGATGACAGTCCTGTTGCCGAGTTTGTTTTTGCCTCCAAAGAGCGAACCCAGTCTCGAATTGATAGTTTGAATTTCCTACAAGACAAGACTTCATCAGGGTTTCTGGTAGCTAGTATGGCTGCCTGCCGTGTTTTGCTACCTAGTCCTTCTGCCTATCAATCTGCTAGATTAGAACTTTCAGTTGGTCAGGAAATGGAAGTTGACACCCTTGTCAAGTCACTTGTCAATACAGGTTATAAGAAGGTTTCTCGTGTCTTGATCCAGGGAGAATTTAGCCAGCGAGGAGACATCTTAGATATTTATGATATGCAGGCTGAGCATCCTTATCGTCTGGAGTTTTTCGGTGATGAAATAGACGGCATCCGAACTTTTGACGTCGATAGCCAGAAGTCTCTGGAAAATTGTGAACAGATTTTTGTTTCACCAGCATCAGAAATGATTGTGACGGAAGAGGACTACCAACGAGCTATTCCTATCATTCAGAAAACGATTGAGCGTTCCAATCAAGAAGAACAGATTTCCTATCTCAAGGAAGTCTTGGCAGACATGCAGTCTTCCTACCGTCATCCGGATCTCAGAAAATTCCTGTCCTTCTTATATGAGGATAGCTGGACTATTTTGGATTATCTTCCAAAAGGTTCACCTATTTTTCTAGATGATTTCCATAAAATTTCTGATAAACAGGCCCAGTTTGAGAAAGAAGTTGCGGATGTCTTGACACAGGATTTACAGAATGGTAAATCAGTGTCAAGTTTGAATTACTTCGCGTCAACCTATGCTGATTTGAGAAAATACAAGCCAGCCACCTTCTTTTCTAGTTTCCAGAAAGGTCTGGGCAATGTCAAGTTTGACGGACTTTATCAATTTACTCAGTATCCCATGCAGGAATTTTTCCACCAAATTCCGCTTTTAAAAGATGAACTGGCTCGCTATGCCAAATCAAACAATACGGTCATTATCCAGGCTTCTTCTGAAACAAGTTTACAAGCTTTACAGAAATCTTTACAGGAATACGAGATTCATTTACCAGTCCATTCAGCATCACAATTAGTCGCTGGGCAGCAGCAAATCACCGTCGGTCAGCTGTCAGCTGGTTTTCACCTTATGGATGAAAAGCTGGTTGTCATCACTGAAAAGGAAATTTTTAATAAGAAAATCAAGCGCAAAATCCGCAGGACAAACATGTCCAATGCGGAGCGGATTAAGGATTATAGTGAGCTTTCAGTCGGAGATTATGTAGTCCACCATGTTCACGGAATCGGTCAGTATTTAGGGATTGAAACCATTGAAATATCGGGTGTTCATAGGGACTATGTTACTGTGCAATATCAGAATGCTGACCGCATTTCCATTCCAGTAGAGCAGATTGACCTCCTGTCCAAATACCTGGCCTCAGACGGCAAGGCACCTAAGGTCAATAAGTTAAACGACGGTCGTTTCCAAAAGACCAAGCAGAAGGTGCAAAAGCAGGTTGAAGACATTGCGGATGATTTGATTAAGCTCTATGCAGAGCGCAGTCAGCTCAAAGGTTTTGCCTTTTCACCTGATGATGCCAGTCAAGAAGAGTTTGACAACTACTTTACACATGTGGAAACCGATGATCAACTTCGCTCGATTGACGAAATCAAAAAGGATATGGAGAAGGATTCGCCCATGGATCGGCTCTTGGTCGGGGATGTTGGATTTGGTAAGACAGAAGTAGCCATGCGGGCAGCCTTTAAGGCGGTCAATGATGGCAAACAGGTTGCAATTTTAGTGCCGACAACGGTCCTAGCCCAGCAACATTTTGCAAATTTCCAAGAGCGCTTTGCTGAGTTTCCTGTCAATGTTGATGTGATGAGCCGATTCAAGACCAAGGCAGAGCAGGAGAAAACGCTGGATAAGCTCAAAAAAGGTCAGGTGGATATTATCATTGGTACTCATCGCCTGCTCTCCAAAGATGTGGTATTTTCCGATTTAGGTTTACTGGTCATTGACGAGGAACAGCGCTTTGGTGTCAAGCACAAGGAACGCCTTAAAGAGCTGAAAAAGAAAATCGATGTCCTGACCTTGACAGCAACTCCTATACCTCGGACCCTGCAAATGTCCATGCTTGGAATTCGTGATTTGTCTGTTATTGAAACACCGCCAACTAATCGCTATCCTGTCCAAACCTATGTCATGGAAACCAATCCAACAGTCATTCGCGATGCCATTATCCGTGAATTAGACCGTGACGGACAGGTTTACTATCTTTACAATAAAGTTGACACCATTGAGCAAAAAGTTTCAGAGCTGAAAGAGTTGGTTCCAGAGGCCAGCATCGGTTATGTTCACGGACAAATGTCTGAAATTCAACTGGAAAATACCCTCTATGCCTTTGTGGAAGGGGAGTACGATGTTCTCGTTACGACTACCATTATTGAAACAGGGGTTGATATTCCAAATGCCAATACCCTCTTTATTGAAAATGCCGACCATATGGGACTGTCAACCCTCTATCAACTTCGTGGTCGTGTCGGCCGTTCCAATCGTATCGCCTATGCCTATCTCATGTATCGGCCTGACAAGTCCTTAACAGAAGTGGCTGAAAAACGCCTAGAAGCCATCAAAGGCTTTACAGAACTGGGGTCTGGCTTCAAGATTGCTATGCAGGACCTGTCCATCCGCGGTGCGGGAAATATTCTCGGTGCAGCCCAGTCTGGCTTTATTGACTCAGTCGGCTATGAAATGTACTCTCAGCTTTTGGAACAGGCCATTCTTGAAAGGCAAGGTAAAGCTGGCCAGCGTCAGAAGAGTAATACGGAAATCAATTTGCAGATTGATGCCTATTTACCGAGTGAATACATTTCAGACCAGCGTCAAAAAATCGAGATTTACAAGCGGATCAAGAACATTGACAGCCGTGTAAACTATCAAGAATTGCAGGAAGAGTTGGTCGATCGCTTCGGAGACTATCCGGATGTTGTAGCCTATTTGCTAGAAATTGGTCTCCTCAAATCTTATCTGGACCAGGTTTTCTGTCAAAGTGTCCTTAGAAAGAAACAGCAGATTACAATTTCCTTTGAGCCCATGGCTGGTCAAATTTTCCTGACCCAGGATTATTTCCAGGCCCTATCAGTGACCAATCTCAAGGTTCAAATTGCAGAGAATCGGGGCCGTTTAGAAGTGATTTTTACCCTTCAAAAACAGAAGGATTATGAAATCTTGGAGGAATTGATCCAATTCGCAGAAAAATTGGCCCAAATTAAGTTAAGTAAAGGTTGA
- a CDS encoding class A beta-lactamase-related serine hydrolase, producing MKEKLVILLLPILFSATIVDSTEVPFEITQEEYVTFNQKEYQPIFHSLPSNPISLTELHVFKDMDLTHYSHKIGPDSSLELAGLEVNNHHQQVFTLSDGTYVLASQDQVADDRILNQVGLEQTYWTKENTRILTSPVSTKQDEKESTLPPYQPVQVDTLVETPRGQFVQIVGKGWVPLDHLSTQDNRMEGVQKLLDTKYNKDNYSIYVKQVSSQLEAGINQDKILYAASVSKLPTLYYAQKQIDLGRFKLTDKVKYVKETENFDGAYDPAGSGSISKRVDNKEYQVDDLLNRIAKESDNVASNIVGYYLADKFNQQFYDDITSITDQKWDMVTRETSPKVAGLMMEAIYHQGGFVLDSLKETRFDDQRIPKDIPVPVAHKIGDAYDFRHDVALVYTDSPFILSIFTDKASYDDISQIAKDIYEILK from the coding sequence ATGAAGGAAAAATTAGTCATACTCCTCTTGCCAATTTTATTTTCTGCAACCATTGTGGACAGCACAGAAGTCCCCTTTGAAATCACGCAAGAAGAGTACGTAACTTTCAATCAAAAAGAATATCAACCCATCTTTCATAGCCTACCTAGCAACCCGATTTCCCTGACAGAACTCCATGTGTTTAAGGATATGGACCTGACCCACTATAGTCACAAGATAGGGCCTGATTCCAGTTTGGAACTAGCAGGTTTAGAGGTAAATAACCACCACCAGCAGGTTTTCACACTATCGGATGGCACCTATGTTTTGGCTAGTCAAGACCAAGTAGCAGATGACAGGATTTTAAACCAGGTAGGTCTTGAACAGACCTATTGGACCAAGGAGAATACTCGAATTTTAACCAGTCCTGTTTCTACAAAGCAGGATGAAAAAGAAAGTACCCTTCCTCCTTATCAGCCTGTTCAGGTTGACACACTCGTGGAGACACCGAGAGGTCAGTTTGTTCAGATTGTCGGCAAGGGCTGGGTTCCACTTGACCACTTGTCAACCCAAGATAATAGGATGGAAGGAGTTCAAAAACTCCTAGACACAAAATACAACAAAGACAACTATTCTATATATGTCAAGCAAGTGTCAAGTCAGTTAGAAGCAGGTATCAATCAGGATAAGATTCTATATGCAGCTAGTGTTTCTAAGCTTCCTACACTCTATTATGCCCAAAAACAAATTGATTTAGGGCGTTTTAAATTGACAGATAAGGTCAAGTATGTAAAGGAGACAGAGAACTTTGATGGAGCCTATGACCCTGCAGGCAGTGGATCCATCAGCAAGCGAGTTGACAATAAAGAATACCAAGTTGACGACCTGCTCAACCGTATCGCCAAAGAGTCTGACAATGTCGCAAGCAATATTGTCGGCTACTACCTGGCTGACAAGTTTAATCAGCAGTTTTACGATGACATCACCTCCATCACTGATCAAAAATGGGACATGGTTACACGTGAAACATCTCCAAAAGTAGCTGGACTAATGATGGAAGCTATTTACCATCAAGGTGGGTTCGTACTTGATAGTCTCAAGGAAACCAGATTCGATGACCAGCGCATTCCCAAGGACATTCCGGTTCCGGTGGCCCATAAGATAGGTGACGCCTATGATTTCAGGCACGACGTGGCTCTGGTCTATACAGACTCACCCTTCATCTTGTCCATCTTCACGGACAAGGCAAGCTACGACGACATTTCACAAATTGCCAAGGATATTTACGAGATTTTGAAGTAA
- the hpt gene encoding hypoxanthine phosphoribosyltransferase, with protein sequence MLDNDIKKVLVSEEEIIAKSKELGQILAQDYADKNPLLVGILKGSIPFMAELMKHIDAHVETDYMVVSSYHGGTESSGTVKIIKDLDNSVAGRHIIFVEDIIDTGRTLKELKELFALRQAASIKIATLLDKPEGRVVEIEPDYTCFTIPNEFVVGFGLDYNENYRNLPYVGVLKEEVYTK encoded by the coding sequence ATGTTGGATAATGATATTAAAAAAGTTCTCGTTTCAGAAGAAGAAATCATTGCGAAAAGCAAAGAGTTAGGTCAAATCTTGGCCCAGGATTATGCAGACAAAAATCCTCTTCTTGTGGGTATTTTGAAAGGATCTATTCCTTTCATGGCTGAATTGATGAAGCATATCGATGCCCATGTAGAGACAGACTACATGGTCGTTTCTAGCTACCACGGTGGTACAGAAAGTAGCGGTACCGTAAAAATCATCAAGGATTTGGACAATAGCGTCGCTGGTCGTCACATTATCTTTGTAGAGGACATTATTGATACTGGCCGTACCCTGAAAGAACTCAAGGAGCTTTTTGCCCTCCGTCAAGCAGCTTCTATCAAAATTGCGACTCTTTTGGATAAACCAGAAGGCCGTGTTGTTGAAATTGAGCCAGACTATACCTGCTTCACTATTCCAAATGAGTTTGTAGTCGGTTTTGGTCTAGATTACAACGAAAATTACCGTAATCTTCCTTATGTTGGAGTACTGAAAGAGGAAGTTTATACAAAATAG
- the ftsH gene encoding ATP-dependent zinc metalloprotease FtsH: MNNQPNKGFIKNPFLIILVIATLLTAFQFFNAGKQVTVQEIPYSQVITELKNDNVSELTYQPDSSVIEITGKYKKEQTAKDELASSIKLFQVSETIKYKNFKSLILPSETNLSELQTLANENGIKVTIKPESSNSLWFSIILNFLPLIIFGGFFMMMMNQGGGGARGAMNFGRSKARAFEKNNVKVRFSDVAGAEEEKQELVEVVEFLKDPKRFTKLGARIPAGVLLEGPPGTGKTLLAKAVAGEAGVPFFSISGSDFVEMFVGVGASRVRSLFEDAKKAAPAIIFIDEIDAVGRQRGVGMGGGNDEREQTLNQLLIEMDGFEGNEGIIVIAATNRSDVLDPALLRPGRFDRKVLVGRPDVKGREAILKVHAKNKPLADDVDLKLVAQQTPGFVGADLENVLNEAALVAARRNKTVIDASDIDEAEDRVIAGPSKKDRQISAKEREIVAYHEAGHTIVGLVLSNAREVHKVTIVPRGRAGGYMIALPKEDQMLLSKEDMKEQLAGLMGGRVAEEIIFNTQTTGASNDFEQATQMARAMVAEYGMSEKMGPMQYEGSHAMFGAQTTQKYISEQTAYELDTEVRNLLTEAHNKAAEIIQDNREKHQLIAEALLKYETLDSVQIKSLYEKGQMPEKTEHDEEDVHPLSYDEIKEKMK, from the coding sequence ATGAACAATCAACCAAATAAAGGATTTATAAAAAATCCTTTTCTCATTATTCTTGTCATTGCGACTCTTTTGACAGCCTTCCAATTTTTTAACGCTGGCAAACAAGTAACGGTGCAAGAAATTCCCTATTCTCAAGTCATTACCGAGCTTAAAAATGATAATGTATCAGAACTAACCTACCAGCCTGATTCAAGCGTTATCGAAATTACAGGTAAGTACAAAAAGGAACAAACAGCCAAAGACGAGCTAGCCTCTTCTATTAAATTGTTCCAAGTTTCAGAGACAATCAAGTACAAAAACTTCAAATCCCTGATTTTACCTTCCGAGACAAATCTATCAGAACTTCAAACCCTGGCCAATGAAAACGGGATTAAAGTCACGATAAAGCCTGAAAGTTCCAATAGTCTCTGGTTTAGCATTATCCTCAACTTCCTTCCCTTGATTATTTTCGGTGGATTCTTCATGATGATGATGAATCAAGGAGGCGGAGGTGCCCGAGGCGCTATGAACTTCGGTCGTAGCAAGGCCAGAGCCTTTGAAAAGAACAATGTCAAGGTCCGCTTCTCAGACGTAGCAGGTGCGGAAGAAGAAAAGCAAGAGTTGGTCGAAGTTGTTGAGTTTCTGAAAGATCCAAAACGCTTTACCAAACTCGGTGCCCGTATTCCAGCAGGTGTCCTCTTGGAAGGCCCTCCAGGGACTGGTAAAACCCTTCTTGCCAAGGCAGTGGCCGGCGAAGCAGGTGTCCCATTCTTCTCGATTTCTGGTTCAGACTTTGTTGAAATGTTTGTCGGTGTCGGTGCCAGCCGTGTTCGTTCCCTCTTTGAAGACGCTAAAAAAGCAGCTCCGGCCATCATTTTCATCGACGAGATTGATGCTGTCGGTCGCCAACGTGGTGTCGGCATGGGCGGTGGTAACGATGAGCGTGAGCAGACCCTCAACCAACTCCTGATTGAAATGGATGGTTTTGAAGGAAATGAAGGCATTATCGTTATTGCAGCTACAAACCGTAGTGATGTTTTAGACCCAGCTCTTCTTCGTCCAGGTCGTTTTGACCGCAAGGTCTTGGTTGGTCGTCCAGATGTCAAGGGTCGCGAAGCTATTCTCAAGGTGCACGCCAAGAATAAACCGCTGGCTGATGATGTTGATTTGAAATTGGTTGCCCAACAAACACCAGGTTTCGTCGGAGCCGATTTGGAAAATGTCCTCAACGAAGCTGCTCTTGTTGCAGCTCGACGCAATAAAACCGTTATCGACGCTTCGGATATTGACGAGGCGGAAGACCGGGTTATCGCCGGACCTTCTAAGAAAGACCGTCAGATTTCAGCTAAAGAGCGTGAAATCGTTGCCTACCATGAGGCAGGTCATACCATTGTCGGCCTTGTCCTATCAAATGCACGTGAAGTTCACAAGGTTACTATTGTCCCTCGCGGTCGCGCTGGTGGTTATATGATTGCCCTTCCTAAAGAAGATCAAATGCTACTTTCTAAAGAAGACATGAAAGAGCAATTGGCAGGACTCATGGGTGGTCGTGTGGCTGAGGAAATTATCTTTAATACTCAAACAACAGGTGCCTCAAATGACTTTGAACAAGCAACGCAAATGGCGCGTGCTATGGTTGCTGAATATGGTATGAGTGAAAAAATGGGACCAATGCAGTACGAAGGTAGCCATGCTATGTTCGGTGCCCAAACTACTCAAAAATACATTTCTGAGCAAACTGCTTACGAACTGGACACAGAAGTACGTAATCTCCTGACAGAAGCCCATAACAAAGCAGCTGAAATCATCCAGGACAACCGTGAAAAACACCAGTTGATTGCAGAAGCCCTACTCAAGTATGAAACATTGGACAGCGTTCAAATCAAATCGCTCTATGAAAAAGGCCAAATGCCTGAAAAAACAGAGCACGATGAAGAAGATGTCCACCCCCTTTCATACGATGAAATCAAAGAAAAAATGAAATAA
- a CDS encoding septum formation initiator family protein, with protein MKKSKVLQISNRFIDAEKERFHRKELEKQQKNRFLATVIVLVIFLFMLPTYNLVASHQKLKQNEAKLVELENQYKDLSREKELRDALVKKLQDEEYAAKYVRAKYQFSKDGEFIYNIPGLLPQ; from the coding sequence ATGAAAAAATCTAAGGTTCTTCAAATCAGCAATCGTTTCATTGATGCTGAGAAGGAAAGATTTCACCGCAAAGAGCTAGAAAAACAGCAAAAAAACCGTTTTTTAGCGACGGTCATTGTCTTGGTGATTTTTCTCTTTATGTTGCCAACCTATAATCTAGTGGCTAGTCATCAGAAATTGAAGCAAAATGAAGCCAAACTAGTTGAATTGGAAAATCAGTACAAAGACCTTTCTCGTGAGAAGGAACTTCGTGATGCCCTAGTCAAAAAATTGCAGGATGAAGAATATGCTGCAAAATATGTCCGCGCCAAGTATCAGTTTTCAAAAGATGGCGAGTTTATCTACAATATTCCAGGATTGTTGCCCCAATGA
- a CDS encoding RNA-binding S4 domain-containing protein — MRLDKYLKVSRIIKRRTVAKEVADKGRIKINGILAKSSTDVKINDKIEIQFGNKLLTVKVLEMKDSTKKEDALKMYEIVSEKRIEADEKI, encoded by the coding sequence ATGAGACTAGATAAATATTTAAAAGTATCCCGTATTATCAAGCGCCGAACAGTTGCAAAAGAAGTGGCAGACAAGGGCCGTATCAAAATCAACGGCATTTTGGCAAAGTCTTCAACGGATGTCAAAATCAATGATAAAATCGAAATCCAATTTGGAAACAAACTCTTGACAGTCAAGGTCTTGGAAATGAAAGACTCGACCAAGAAAGAAGACGCTCTGAAAATGTACGAAATCGTTAGTGAAAAAAGGATAGAAGCAGATGAAAAAATCTAA